The proteins below come from a single Nostoc sp. KVJ3 genomic window:
- the psb34 gene encoding photosystem II assembly protein Psb34, which yields MPYTNEEGGLLNNFAREPKIYQAEPPTEGQKRTYILLGIAATALVVGLILVAFFVSKSA from the coding sequence ATGCCCTATACCAATGAAGAAGGCGGCCTTCTGAATAATTTTGCCCGGGAACCAAAGATTTATCAAGCAGAACCTCCCACAGAAGGGCAAAAACGAACTTATATTTTACTAGGAATTGCCGCTACAGCTTTGGTTGTCGGCTTGATTCTAGTCGCCTTCTTTGTTTCTAAGAGCGCTTAA
- the cimA gene encoding citramalate synthase — translation MTTNSSPQLWLYDTTLRDGTQREGLSVSIEDKLRIAKRLDQLGIPFIEGGWPGANPKDVQFFWQLQEDPLKQAEIVAFCSTRRPNSTAATEPMLQDILAAGTRWVTIFGKSWDLHVTTSLKTTLEENLAMIRDTIEYLRSQGRRIIYDAEHWFDGYKHNPDYALQTLEAAIASGAEWLVLCDTNGGTLPHEIGQIVQDVVKVTGEWGRGNGAGGMEQGAGGIIEQVSPSSSSPLSFLHTQSSMPQIGIHTHNDSEMAVANALAAVMAGAKMVQGTINGYGERCGNANLCSLIPNLQLKLGYSCITEDQLTQLTEASRFVSEVVNLAPDEHAPFVGLSAFAHKGGIHVSAVERNPLTYEHIQPGQVGNHRRIVISEQSGLSNVLAKARSFGINLDQLKAEAKQILQRLKDLESEGFQFEAAEASFALLMHEALGDRQKFFEVKGFQVHCDLIEGKETSNALATVKIAVDGKNILEAAEGNGPVAALDAALRKALVNFYPQIATFDLTDYKVRILNGHTGTAAKTRVLVESGNGRQRWTTVGVSTNILEASYQAVVEGLEYGLLLHSQGSAAVKASS, via the coding sequence ATGACCACAAATTCTTCACCTCAACTTTGGCTCTATGACACTACATTACGGGATGGCACTCAGCGCGAGGGGCTATCTGTATCGATAGAAGATAAGTTACGCATTGCCAAGAGACTCGATCAACTGGGAATTCCCTTTATTGAAGGCGGTTGGCCTGGTGCTAATCCCAAGGATGTACAATTTTTCTGGCAACTCCAAGAAGATCCGCTCAAACAGGCTGAAATTGTGGCTTTTTGTTCGACTCGCCGTCCCAACTCTACTGCTGCCACCGAACCGATGCTACAGGATATTTTGGCTGCGGGAACTCGCTGGGTAACGATTTTTGGTAAGTCTTGGGATTTACATGTCACAACTAGCCTCAAGACGACATTAGAAGAAAATTTGGCGATGATTCGTGACACCATTGAGTACCTCCGTTCTCAAGGGCGGCGGATTATCTACGATGCCGAACATTGGTTTGATGGTTACAAGCACAATCCAGATTATGCTTTACAGACATTAGAGGCTGCGATCGCATCTGGTGCTGAATGGCTAGTCCTCTGTGATACCAATGGCGGCACTTTACCTCATGAAATTGGCCAAATTGTGCAAGATGTGGTAAAGGTAACTGGGGAATGGGGCAGGGGGAATGGAGCAGGGGGAATGGAGCAGGGGGCAGGGGGAATTATTGAACAAGTCTCTCCGTCTTCCTCCTCTCCCTTGTCCTTTCTTCATACCCAATCGTCAATGCCCCAAATTGGCATTCATACTCATAATGATTCCGAAATGGCGGTTGCTAACGCTTTAGCCGCTGTGATGGCAGGGGCAAAGATGGTACAGGGGACAATTAATGGTTACGGTGAACGTTGTGGTAATGCTAACCTCTGTTCGTTAATTCCCAATTTACAACTGAAGTTGGGTTACAGTTGTATCACAGAAGACCAGCTAACACAACTTACAGAAGCTAGTCGTTTTGTGAGTGAAGTCGTCAACCTCGCGCCAGATGAACACGCTCCCTTTGTGGGACTTTCGGCTTTTGCCCACAAGGGTGGTATTCATGTATCAGCTGTAGAACGTAATCCCCTAACTTACGAACACATTCAGCCGGGACAAGTCGGGAATCATCGCCGCATTGTGATTTCTGAACAGTCTGGACTGAGCAATGTTTTAGCTAAAGCCCGCAGTTTTGGCATTAACCTCGATCAGCTAAAGGCAGAAGCCAAGCAAATTCTCCAGCGCCTCAAAGATTTGGAGAGTGAAGGATTTCAATTTGAAGCCGCAGAGGCCAGTTTTGCGCTACTGATGCACGAAGCTTTGGGAGATCGCCAGAAGTTTTTTGAAGTCAAAGGTTTTCAAGTCCACTGTGATTTGATTGAGGGCAAAGAAACTAGTAACGCCCTAGCTACGGTCAAAATCGCTGTTGACGGCAAAAATATTCTGGAGGCGGCGGAAGGGAATGGCCCCGTTGCCGCTTTGGATGCAGCTTTACGCAAGGCTTTGGTGAATTTTTATCCCCAAATAGCAACCTTTGATTTGACAGATTACAAAGTACGGATTCTCAACGGACATACGGGCACTGCGGCAAAAACCCGGGTGTTGGTAGAATCGGGCAATGGTCGTCAACGCTGGACGACGGTAGGGGTTTCTACCAATATTTTGGAGGCTTCCTATCAAGCAGTGGTGGAAGGTTTGGAATACGGTTTGTTATTGCACTCCCAAGGGTCGGCGGCAGTGAAAGCTTCTAGTTGA
- a CDS encoding choice-of-anchor K domain-containing protein, with the protein MKLSLFFTTAISSFFVSVTTGFGFSGQADALTFSGISSATWGKPTSGSTDTNPTYTGVGSNTFTWGDPNVCPTIPSTPSDCIVTGSNQLIFKENSFSADINSAFKIADLTYFNGTVLNGTIVESVPLNLNISFNSPVGISQVFDFNFHLVNTPNDSINPEENADFVFIDNNLSNSSFTFEGNKYTIELTSLNPDVPQISVKALEGATTKTAIYAEIKPIPEPSLVASLSLLGIYLIARKKLLNKKY; encoded by the coding sequence ATGAAATTAAGTTTATTTTTTACGACTGCTATATCTAGTTTTTTTGTGAGTGTAACTACGGGATTTGGTTTTTCTGGTCAAGCAGATGCTCTCACTTTTTCTGGTATCTCTAGTGCTACATGGGGAAAACCTACTTCAGGAAGCACCGATACTAATCCTACATACACAGGTGTGGGAAGCAACACATTTACTTGGGGCGATCCTAATGTCTGCCCAACAATTCCAAGTACTCCTAGTGACTGTATAGTAACAGGCTCAAATCAACTTATCTTTAAGGAAAACTCCTTTTCAGCAGACATCAACTCTGCATTCAAAATAGCTGATTTGACTTATTTTAATGGAACTGTACTCAACGGTACAATCGTTGAATCTGTACCTTTAAATCTCAATATATCCTTCAACTCTCCCGTTGGAATCAGCCAAGTTTTTGACTTCAACTTCCATCTAGTAAATACACCAAACGATTCAATAAACCCTGAAGAGAATGCAGACTTTGTATTTATAGACAATAATTTGAGTAATAGCAGTTTCACCTTTGAGGGCAATAAATACACAATTGAGCTAACTAGCCTGAATCCAGACGTTCCCCAGATAAGTGTTAAGGCTCTTGAAGGAGCCACAACTAAAACAGCTATTTATGCCGAAATCAAACCTATACCTGAACCTTCGTTAGTAGCCAGTTTATCCCTGCTAGGTATATACCTGATAGCTCGTAAAAAATTGTTAAATAAGAAATACTAA
- a CDS encoding FAD-dependent oxidoreductase, which yields MGAEVVGGWWYPEDAQVDNKALAQVLRTAAESVGVELRDGITVEAFLQQQGQVVGVQTNVGMIRAAHYVLASGAWSNELLPLPVLPRKGQMLSVQIPEFAPELPLKRVLFGQNIYIVPRRDRLIIGATSEDVGFTPNNTPEGIQKLLQAAIRLYPQLKDYPIQDFWWGFRPATPDELPILGTSHCQNLTLATGHYRNGILLTPVTAALIADLILEQKPDPLLANFHYSRFQSKESTSTQMLTHSANFSNGYHPVISPLPIQDSPLIIAGKTFQSRLMTGTGKYRSIEEMQQSVAASDCQIVTVAVRRVQTKAPGHEGLAEALDWTKIWMLPNTAGCQTAEEAIRVARLGREMAKLLGQEDNNFVKLEVIPDLKYLLPDPIGTLQAAEQLVKEGFVVLPYINADPMLAKRLEEVGCATVMPLASPIGSGQGLKTTANIQIIIENAGIPVVVDAGIGSPSEAAQAMELGADVLLINSAIALSPNPAAMARAMNLATVAGRLAYLAGRMPIKDYASPSSPLTGTITN from the coding sequence TTGGGAGCAGAGGTAGTTGGTGGCTGGTGGTATCCTGAAGACGCACAAGTTGATAATAAAGCACTAGCACAGGTATTACGGACGGCGGCTGAGTCTGTTGGTGTTGAACTCAGAGACGGGATTACAGTAGAAGCATTTTTACAGCAGCAAGGACAAGTGGTTGGCGTGCAAACCAATGTCGGAATGATTCGCGCCGCGCACTATGTTTTAGCTTCCGGTGCTTGGTCAAATGAGTTATTACCCCTACCTGTGCTACCTCGAAAAGGACAAATGCTGAGTGTGCAAATACCAGAATTTGCGCCAGAATTGCCGTTGAAGCGGGTTTTGTTTGGGCAGAATATTTATATCGTACCAAGACGCGATCGCCTGATTATCGGGGCAACAAGCGAAGACGTTGGCTTTACCCCCAACAACACCCCAGAAGGCATTCAAAAATTATTACAAGCTGCTATCCGCCTGTATCCCCAGTTAAAAGATTATCCCATCCAAGACTTCTGGTGGGGATTTCGCCCAGCTACCCCCGATGAGTTACCCATCCTTGGCACTAGCCACTGTCAAAATTTAACCCTTGCTACAGGTCATTACCGGAATGGGATTCTACTTACACCCGTTACAGCTGCATTGATTGCCGATTTAATCTTAGAACAAAAGCCCGATCCTCTACTTGCTAATTTTCACTATTCGCGCTTCCAATCCAAGGAATCTACCTCTACCCAAATGCTGACTCACTCTGCCAATTTCTCTAACGGTTATCATCCTGTAATATCCCCACTCCCCATTCAAGACTCCCCGCTAATTATTGCTGGCAAAACCTTCCAATCCCGCTTAATGACGGGAACTGGTAAGTATCGCAGCATTGAAGAAATGCAGCAAAGTGTCGCCGCCAGTGATTGCCAAATTGTCACCGTGGCAGTCAGACGGGTACAAACCAAAGCCCCCGGACATGAAGGTTTAGCTGAAGCCTTAGATTGGACAAAAATTTGGATGTTACCCAATACCGCAGGTTGCCAAACTGCTGAAGAGGCGATTCGCGTAGCGCGTTTGGGGCGAGAAATGGCGAAATTGTTAGGGCAGGAAGATAATAATTTTGTCAAGTTAGAAGTAATACCTGACCTTAAGTATTTACTCCCAGATCCAATTGGGACGTTACAAGCCGCAGAACAATTAGTGAAAGAAGGTTTTGTCGTATTGCCTTATATAAACGCTGACCCCATGTTAGCCAAGCGTTTAGAAGAAGTAGGCTGTGCAACGGTAATGCCTTTAGCATCGCCCATTGGCTCTGGACAAGGGCTAAAAACAACCGCTAACATCCAAATTATCATTGAAAATGCAGGTATACCGGTGGTGGTAGATGCTGGTATTGGTTCACCCTCAGAAGCTGCCCAAGCAATGGAATTGGGAGCAGATGTTTTGTTGATTAATAGTGCGATCGCTCTTTCTCCAAACCCAGCAGCAATGGCTCGGGCCATGAACTTAGCAACAGTAGCTGGTCGTCTAGCATACCTTGCCGGCAGAATGCCCATCAAAGATTACGCCAGTCCTAGTTCACCTCTCACTGGGACAATTACTAATTAG
- a CDS encoding tetratricopeptide repeat protein, whose product MNDTTHNNNSNWNRQVYHRLKLALNLGLRRQLFLAVCDNLHLRNQVAARLHSTLAYPVGQVLYQSSNAQENSTSAYPRLVTLRLNLNDPNPIVQINQWLANYPPPIVGASKDTPGRPYPVPAFQIVGVEHLTKQPVATQRLFLHYLRLSEQYFSTQESSRFLESNLLLWIPRPWLSAIKQSAPQFWRCRTGVFVFAGEPTPATQNSGYPESFSRSRNLDLDQSLNQAELRTAATELKFENNSNFPAEIQENGVHKTQEATLQPQESTNRSGSVNNNQSLSSLSYVSSELAELVIATINTNSAQNTENYFQTQQILLEIEELHEKQVLGEILAEAYHRLGTLYRLRIEQGDSTLENLMVAIIAYQEAISYDETSPQLPDILNDLGTLYWILYRTPPNSEEGQTYIEQAIEFYQLALKMISPQTHPETYARVQNNLGTAYGDLARFSHPSENWQQAILAYSEALSYRTADMDSLKYAACQNNLGTAYWHLGQYNQPIVHLKKAIAAYNEALVHYNPQEEALKHGMIQNNIGTAYWNLAQYEQPVPNLQLAINFYSEALKYRTPANVPSACAATQNNLGTAYWHLANLSQTTKQARQKYLQLCIDAYEEAIALANSLSATLLSFDLLASHNNLGLAYYQLVIDKSFNSDKATRSQYLEVALDNHLQALNGLSKQPEAYQTTFTYVVNTIRAFHNELGIQGQNLALSKVPRQLLPEILSKL is encoded by the coding sequence GTGAATGATACTACACACAATAATAATTCTAATTGGAATCGGCAAGTATATCACCGCCTGAAACTTGCCCTAAATCTTGGCTTACGACGACAACTTTTTTTAGCTGTATGTGATAATTTACACTTAAGAAATCAAGTAGCAGCCCGTTTGCATTCTACATTGGCTTATCCTGTTGGACAGGTGCTATATCAGTCATCAAATGCTCAGGAAAATAGCACTTCAGCTTATCCGCGATTAGTCACATTGCGTTTGAATTTAAACGATCCCAATCCCATAGTCCAGATAAATCAATGGTTGGCAAACTATCCACCGCCAATTGTTGGGGCATCAAAAGATACCCCTGGAAGACCTTATCCAGTACCAGCGTTTCAGATTGTAGGCGTGGAGCATCTCACTAAGCAACCAGTCGCAACGCAACGGTTATTTTTGCACTACCTGCGTTTAAGCGAACAATATTTCTCAACACAAGAATCCAGCCGATTCCTAGAATCTAACTTGCTGTTGTGGATACCCCGTCCTTGGTTATCTGCAATCAAGCAATCAGCACCACAGTTTTGGCGTTGTCGAACTGGTGTATTTGTATTTGCTGGAGAACCCACACCAGCTACTCAAAATTCTGGCTATCCAGAAAGTTTTTCACGTTCTAGAAACTTAGATTTAGATCAATCACTTAATCAAGCAGAACTCAGAACCGCAGCCACCGAATTGAAGTTTGAGAATAATTCCAATTTCCCAGCAGAGATACAAGAGAATGGTGTACATAAAACTCAAGAAGCTACGCTACAACCGCAGGAGTCTACTAATAGGTCTGGCAGTGTTAATAATAATCAATCACTGTCATCTTTATCTTATGTTAGTAGCGAATTAGCAGAGTTAGTCATAGCAACAATTAACACCAACTCTGCTCAAAATACTGAGAATTACTTCCAAACGCAGCAGATTTTATTGGAGATTGAAGAATTACACGAAAAGCAAGTTCTAGGGGAGATATTGGCAGAAGCTTATCATCGCTTGGGTACTTTATACCGCCTTCGCATTGAGCAAGGAGACTCAACCCTAGAAAATCTTATGGTAGCAATTATTGCCTACCAGGAGGCAATTAGCTATGACGAAACCTCACCACAACTCCCAGATATCTTGAATGACTTAGGTACGCTCTATTGGATACTATACCGTACACCACCCAATTCTGAGGAGGGACAAACTTATATAGAGCAAGCAATAGAATTTTATCAGTTGGCGTTAAAGATGATTTCGCCGCAGACACATCCAGAAACTTACGCTCGTGTGCAAAATAATTTAGGGACGGCTTATGGTGATTTAGCTCGTTTTTCTCATCCGTCTGAAAATTGGCAGCAAGCGATTTTAGCTTACAGTGAAGCACTCAGCTACCGTACAGCCGATATGGATTCATTAAAGTATGCGGCTTGCCAGAACAATTTGGGTACTGCTTACTGGCATCTAGGACAATACAATCAACCAATTGTGCATTTAAAGAAAGCGATCGCAGCTTACAACGAAGCACTGGTACACTACAATCCCCAAGAGGAAGCACTGAAGCATGGCATGATTCAAAACAACATCGGTACTGCTTATTGGAATCTGGCACAATACGAACAACCTGTCCCAAATCTCCAGCTAGCTATTAATTTCTATAGCGAAGCTCTCAAATATCGCACTCCAGCTAATGTTCCCAGTGCTTGCGCTGCAACACAAAATAATCTAGGTACTGCTTACTGGCATCTAGCAAACCTATCTCAGACAACTAAACAGGCACGGCAAAAGTATCTACAACTATGTATAGACGCTTATGAAGAGGCTATAGCCTTGGCTAACTCATTGAGTGCTACTCTTTTAAGTTTCGATCTGCTTGCCTCTCATAACAACCTGGGACTAGCATATTATCAGCTAGTAATAGATAAATCATTTAATAGTGACAAAGCAACACGTTCTCAATATCTAGAAGTAGCATTAGACAACCATTTGCAAGCCTTAAACGGATTAAGCAAACAACCAGAGGCTTATCAAACAACTTTCACTTATGTGGTAAATACTATTCGTGCTTTTCATAATGAATTAGGTATACAAGGACAAAATCTAGCTTTATCTAAAGTTCCTAGGCAGTTGTTGCCAGAGATTTTGTCAAAGTTATAA
- a CDS encoding (2Fe-2S)-binding protein, producing MPKILAQGKTIECVSRTNLRKILLQNSIHLYNDGAKVINCRGIGSCGTCAVKVEGEVSAANWRDRARRSLPPHSPTTDLRLACQTLVLGDVKVTKFDGFWGQGSRIVWTPKG from the coding sequence ATGCCTAAAATACTAGCTCAAGGTAAAACAATTGAGTGCGTAAGCAGAACCAATCTCCGAAAAATTTTGCTGCAAAATAGTATTCACCTCTACAATGACGGTGCTAAGGTAATAAACTGTCGGGGTATTGGCAGTTGCGGAACCTGTGCGGTTAAGGTAGAGGGCGAAGTATCAGCAGCGAATTGGCGCGATCGAGCCAGGCGTTCGCTTCCTCCCCATTCTCCTACAACAGACTTGCGTTTAGCTTGTCAAACTCTGGTTTTAGGCGATGTGAAAGTGACAAAGTTTGATGGATTTTGGGGACAAGGTTCTCGAATAGTGTGGACACCAAAAGGTTAA
- a CDS encoding FAD-dependent oxidoreductase, producing MTSEIVIIGGGVIGLAIAIELKLRGTNVTVLCRDFQAAATHAAAGMLAPDAEKIPNGAMRSLCWRSRTLYPDWTRKLEELTGLNTGYRPCGILAPVFEEAGGQGSREQGAGSKGKISLLCTLPPAPLPLLLHPRLTGYIKRQFINISQDWEQR from the coding sequence ATGACTAGTGAGATCGTAATTATTGGTGGCGGTGTTATTGGTTTAGCGATCGCCATTGAACTAAAACTGCGCGGGACAAACGTCACCGTGCTTTGTCGTGACTTCCAGGCTGCTGCTACCCACGCCGCCGCCGGGATGTTAGCACCAGATGCCGAAAAAATCCCCAATGGGGCAATGCGTTCTTTGTGTTGGCGATCGCGTACTTTATATCCCGATTGGACACGTAAACTAGAAGAACTAACCGGCTTAAATACTGGCTACCGTCCCTGTGGTATTCTCGCACCCGTCTTTGAAGAGGCAGGGGGGCAGGGGAGCAGGGAGCAGGGAGCAGGGAGCAAGGGGAAAATTTCTCTCCTCTGCACCCTTCCCCCCGCTCCCCTGCCTCTTCTACTTCATCCCCGGCTTACTGGTTACATAAAGAGGCAATTCATCAATATCAGCCAGGATTGGGAGCAGAGGTAG